The DNA sequence TCCAATATTCCATGCCATATAAAATCCAACAATTAATGCTATTCCTAAAATGATTGTCATGCTTGACATAATGTAAAATTCCTCCTATTTTTTTTTAGAAATCTTTTTTATAATCTATTCCATAATTTGCAGAAAAAATAAAATCTGCAAAATAAAACAATTAATTTAATATCAGTCTAAATCTATTACTTAATTTTTCTGATATATTAGCCAAATCTCCCATTACTTTTATTATTCTCATCCACATATAAATTGCAACTGGCGACTCTTTCCCTTCAAGTGCAAGTAATTTTCTTGTAAAATCTAACCCAACATCATCAGCTAAACTTTCTTTTCTTTCTAAATGTTTTAATATTTTTACAACTCTCTCAACCTCTGGACCTTTAAATCCAACTTCAAACAGATTATTTATTTCTTTTATAGTTTTAATTCCATCTTTTGCAGCTTTTAATATAGCTTCTGTTAATTTTTTATAATCCTCTACTAACTCTTTAGGAATTTCCATCTTTCTAAGTGAAAATAATTTTGCTATATCTTCCGATACATCTGCAATCCCATCTTGAGCTGTTAATATCGATAAAATTTCTCCTTTATCAATTGGTAATAACAAATTTTTTGACAAAGTAACCCTAAGTTCATCTTTTACCACATCAGCTTCATGTTCGTACTTATAAATTTTTTCCGATACTTCTGAAATTTGATCACTCTTTCCTTCACCTACAAGTTTAA is a window from the Haliovirga abyssi genome containing:
- a CDS encoding TIGR00153 family protein, translated to MIKFQSIFAKSPFTGMVEHIEKVELCLDELEKLLKLVGEGKSDQISEVSEKIYKYEHEADVVKDELRVTLSKNLLLPIDKGEILSILTAQDGIADVSEDIAKLFSLRKMEIPKELVEDYKKLTEAILKAAKDGIKTIKEINNLFEVGFKGPEVERVVKILKHLERKESLADDVGLDFTRKLLALEGKESPVAIYMWMRIIKVMGDLANISEKLSNRFRLILN